A stretch of DNA from Megalops cyprinoides isolate fMegCyp1 chromosome 17, fMegCyp1.pri, whole genome shotgun sequence:
ttttatccagagcaacttccagcataatagaacataagtgtatccattcaatttaaatgagcaacagtgtcagaccaggctaacaacactcccgagctctaccacaagttaacttgtgcaatctgacaaaAGTATGTTATGATACAAtagtccctagaacacagaatccaaaatatatcacaatacTACATAAAATAAGTATCAAATCCTAGGGATCTCAAGTGTTAGGGGaggggattgaagtggaaccgAGGTTCAGTCTGAcaaggtgggtcttcagtcttcagtcttcagtctggaagatggccagtgattctgctgtcctaacctccgtggggagtctattccaccactgagggatcAGTACAGACATGGATTGTGTTGGAGAAGGGCGATTCTGTCGGGTCAGcacagtcagttgccctgtggatgcagaaCGCAGTGATCTCcagggaacatagggtttgaaaaGAGgtcgtaggtatgagggggctgtcctattcactgtcctgtatgccagcaccaaggttttgtACTTGATGCGAGTGATAATAGGAAGCCAATTATGTGAGGTGTAGAGAAGACCTTGACTACGTTTAAGGAGATTGTAGAAAAGTCATGCAACTGCATTTTGccaggaaaataatgaaattcacCATACATTCCATGTTAAAAAGGAACACACATGCTCCCAGAAGAGGGCAGGGATTCCTACTAAACATCATGCGAATTGATGAAGTTCACTTGAATGAGGATATTCCATTTACCTCACCTAGTTTTTCTAATGGTCGTCACCAAGAAACTGGGGAAGAGTTGCAAGAACTCATCTCTATAATGTTGGGACGTTTTATTTTCTGCTGAACCAAGGTAACAGTAACTTAGCACTCCTAATTGATGTAAAATCCAAACTGCAACCAGGTAAAGTGTACATTTTTGAGACTGATGAACAATCTTTGTATAGCGTGGACAAGCAAAATTCATTGGAGTTCCATTTCAgaaaaaggttttatttatctttatattacattctacatgtcagttttgtgtttttcagcttgttTCTATGACAACACAcatccaaaaaatgttttgaacaaGATTAAGGCTTAAAACcatattgcacattttaatatggagtaaaagtgaagaaaaacacCTAAGACACCTATGACTAAAATTTACCTTACCTTACATTATTCATGAGAACAATGAGACTTTTTCTGAGCCTTACAAGATATGCATCTTTGGACAGCCCTGTAAGGCAGTACATTCACTCCTCTAGTGTAATGTCTAAACACCTCTGGTTCCCAGTTTGTATTATGTATGTCTATGTGCATGGTATTTCCACTTGAAACAGGACCCAATGTGGACTGGGCTTGTTGGCCTTTGCTCTGGTGACAGGTGAAGCTGAAAATGCTGCCAACAGCTGGAGTTCTTGTACGCTTAATTGGTAAAGCTCCATGCATAAAGACTGAGGCAGCCAACAAACACTAATTTATGGTATTGGACTGATGGAGGTAGCTGCACAAATGTGTCTAGTCTCACTGTTCTTGAGACAGTTTTTTGTTCAAGTTTGCCAACAACTTTGCTGGAAACAGATACATGTTCCAGCACTGAATGATGGAGATTAAGAGCAGGCCAGGAGCACAGGGAAGCCACAGCTGGGCTACGGGGATGTCCTGAGAAAGCCCACCAGCAGCTCGTACGTGATGAACACCACCATGTTGACCGGGAAGGCACGCAAGCAGTTGAGCCCCAGGCCCTTGAAGAAGACCCCCGGGCCATCCTGACGGACGCTCTCAGTGATGCAGTGCAGGAAGCCATTGTACTTCCTCTTCCCCATTCCGTCCACCTGCAGACGGGCTTTGATCACGTCCATGGGCGTCCCGACGGTCCAACCTCCCACCCCCGCCACGCCGCCAGCCAACATGACCACCACCCACTCTGGAAGATAGACGGGACAACGTCAGCTACTCTGCATGCAGCTGGCCATGCTCTTATTCACACTACAGTGACTGGTGTCGTGTGTTGGCCTGTCTGATTGGTTACCTGGCTGCTTCTGACCGGCCGGTGTCAGCCACTCACAGAGGGTGCTGTAGGTCAGGAAGTAGGTGGCAAAGGAGGGCCCGTCCCGCAGGGCAAGGGCCGGAGCACCCCTGTACAGGCCCAGCACACCCTCCTCACGGGCGATGGTAAACAGGCAGTGCATAGGCCCACGGTATTTGGGCACAGATTGGGTGGCCGCAGTTTGACGCGGCTCCATCTGGCACTGCAGCCTCACTTTCACTATGTCCGCTGGGGACATGACCGACACCTTCACCACAGACAAAAGAGACCACAGAtcacacacataatacataataacatAATCTGCATATCAGTGAGAAGCAGGAGCATGCAACAACTGAGCAAagaccattttttaaattctacaTTGTTGTGTGGTCCAATATGAGGGTGAGGTTTCTAGCTTTCCCTCTCCATTCAATAAGCACCGAAACCACATTGTCACCTGGGCAACACCTCCTGCCAACCCTGCTAGGAAGACGTCCAGCTTTGTGGGCGGGGCCTCAGAGCTCCCAGAGTGCAGTTGGAGCAGACACTGCAGGCAGTTCCTGTAGGTGCCAAAGACCACAGAGGATGTGATGGAGACCGTGGTGACAGGCACTGACATGCCTTTGAGGAATCCATACACCTGAGAGAAACAGGGGGGATGCCTTATGATCACACTGCAAGGTTATCTGAGTTGGTACACTCCATCATGCAGATGATTCTGGACGTTACCCCTTCTGTTTTACAGGTGGTGCGAATGCAATGCCAAACGCCAGTGAACCTCCTCTGGGTTTGTATCCTGACCTGAAAAAGTGGTCAGTGGTGCAGAATTACCCTCTCATCCTCGTCATTGTCGTCGTTAGAATGCTGTGGGACCCGAATCTATTGCATATGTGTACATACCTTGACTGTGTCAAAGGGGTAGCCCACAGCCACTCCGAATGCCCCTGTGAAGAACAGTGGTAATTACTATACAGGCACTGCATAGGACTGACTCTTCTACCAGCCTTTACTGCGTGAAGTGCAAGCCTTTGTGCTTGTTGTGACTCACGCTGAATTCAGCCATAGTTCCCCCTCTTACTGGCCAGATACATAATACACTGCAGATGACATTCATTTACCAGACTCCCTTGGCCTGCTATATGTCAGCAATTTTATGGATATGCGTAACTTCCAAAGAGTAGTACCTTGCACAGCGCTTTGGAAATAATATAACTGAACTACCCCTGAATTTGAGAACAAATCATTGTCTGCATACTTCTGACATCACAAAAGGTAACTTGAATGAGACAGAAACTTGGTGATCGCATTGTCAGTGGCTGAAGCAATAAGGGGGTCGTTATTTTTTTCGTCCCAGCTCTGCGCAGATTCACAGATTTTTATGTATATCTTATAGCGGAGTCATTGAACAAGGTGAGTCATCCACGCGATTTACATTTCAGCGAGCCTCTGCAGCATCGGTGCAGCGGTAGGATGGAAGCCTTGGTAAGCTTCAGCTACTTTACTGCAGTATTGCTCTCCCCTTTATTTCAACGTCATCATTACCACGCAGCGTGTGGCAACAAGATACTGCGACGCGAGCGAAAAGCCGTTTACTGATACATTTATTGCACGCTGcgaaacacatttttatttattatgctttatttatacgtattatttttgctttgcttttgtaAATACTTTTCTGTTCACATTGCATTGAACTACCATGTGAACCACATGGTGACGCACTGAAACgttatttttctcttctcattTCTCTTTAATTATTATGTACACCTATGTGCGCGGTTACCTTTTCTATCATCGTAGACAGGCGGAAATCTGGTTAATCAATGACGTAGCTAAggtgtacatatacatgttcACTTTGAGAGAAGTACTGTTGCCTAAAAACAGGCAGAATCAAAGTAGCACCATAAACCGGGACAATAAAACTGACTGAAGACTTTTGTCAGGCTTTAACATGCTAACCTTTGTAAAATTAGCCTTTACTCAAATGTGCTCTTTTCGCCTGGAAGCACTGTTATTTTAAGTTACTCTTACCTAACTAGTGACATACAGTATTAATGTCAGCACACTCGATGGTACAGTAACTGGCCACAGTTAAGTTACGTATGGTTACACGTTCCACATTGACGTGACTTAATCGTTAGTCATGGAAAAGGCATAGCGTCTTCCAAAGAAACTACCTCAACAATTTAACTGCAGAATTGACAACATGTGCAACTGTTACCTCCAACAGACCCGGCTACAAAATCCGCGAAGTGCATCCCGCCTATGGAATCCTGCGGTCAGTCGCGAatagagaaacaaaaaaagagtgCACAAAGTTTCGCCTTCATAGCGTTACATTACGTTAGCTAGCTCCATGTTGTTGGGTTGTCCAAGTATTCTTTTTGGTCTCGCAAGCAGTGTAAATGGCCATGAGCTGTAGTTTTCGGTGAGTTATGAGACGGCTGCGCAGCCTTGTAGCTGCACAGAGGACTCCACTCATTTGCCCTTCCGCTGTAACACGCGGTCGCATACGATGAGCGTTACAAAACAGTTAAACCGAGTACTGCCGAAAGTTGCCGAGTCTGTTCATTGACAACTTTCCAAGAAGAATGACAGCCACGAAAGGTTTTCGCTATTTCAATGAATTACCTTTTTGATCTAACAGttatatatttaaagaaatcgCCGCGCCGCGCAAAtgtaaattacaataataacagtagcATTGCAATCACAGCAATACACGTTCACACTCTGATATGCATCGGAAAATCTTTTTCTGTGATCGTTTACAAATGAtcttaaacaaatatattaaatatgtgtgtgttaaaatgaacagtgatgTATGATCctaaaattttttttctttttttaacatagtCAAATAGCTATGCCTGCTGACCAGTGTATGGGGTGCTGACCACAGCGAGGAGTCAATCAGCACAATGACCTTGTCAAAAAAAGGCAGGCAAATAATATACGCAATTGTTTTCACTAAAGATGTTTCTGAAAAGATGGGGATTGAAAGGGGAAAGTCATTGCAATGATGCCACTGAGAGAGAGTTTATCATTATAAAGGTGTGGCATCAGGTCACATGAGGTCATGCATTTtatctatataaatatataggaAAATACCAGATGGTGAACACAAATCAATAAGAAAAGTGCACTTTATTTTTAAGGAGCAAATAAATGCCATaattttcaatggaaaaatcTTGGCCTTAAATCTGTTTTCACTTTGCTGCTCTGTAATCTTGAACATAATAGGCAGTTATGCCTACTCCAGAAGTGGTTTTTAACATCAGACACTCAAAGTAATTGTAGTCAACCTCCAACATTTAATTGCTAAA
This window harbors:
- the LOC118792604 gene encoding solute carrier family 25 member 47-A-like codes for the protein MHFADFVAGSVGGAFGVAVGYPFDTVKVRIQTQRRFTGVWHCIRTTCKTEGVYGFLKGMSVPVTTVSITSSVVFGTYRNCLQCLLQLHSGSSEAPPTKLDVFLAGLAGGVAQVSVMSPADIVKVRLQCQMEPRQTAATQSVPKYRGPMHCLFTIAREEGVLGLYRGAPALALRDGPSFATYFLTYSTLCEWLTPAGQKQPEWVVVMLAGGVAGVGGWTVGTPMDVIKARLQVDGMGKRKYNGFLHCITESVRQDGPGVFFKGLGLNCLRAFPVNMVVFITYELLVGFLRTSP